In the Cytobacillus pseudoceanisediminis genome, one interval contains:
- a CDS encoding arsenic resistance protein, with the protein MISREQLENNQVWLYVIVLMIAAGFGLIVPDFGSQLDATISLVIAILMYSMFSQIPFTSLKESFANRRFIWALLTVNYIAVPIVVWLLSKLLPEYPPLLLGVYLVLLTPCIDYVIVFTALGRGNEKLILISTPILFITQMLLLPLYLLLFIGDDAAEIVNPGPFLESFFGLIVIPLGLAIVLQIYAKKSLVGNKIIDKSAWLPVPFMALTLFVVVSSQIGKLSTYIDLIISVIPIYIAFMIIMPIISRIIAKWFKLDIGSGRALIFSGTTRNSLVVLPLALALPDNLSTLVAAIIVTQTIVELAGELIYIRLVPNILLRKGSP; encoded by the coding sequence ATGATTTCTAGAGAACAATTAGAAAACAATCAAGTTTGGCTATATGTCATTGTACTAATGATAGCAGCTGGATTTGGATTAATAGTTCCTGATTTCGGATCACAATTAGATGCAACAATTTCTTTAGTCATTGCTATTTTAATGTATAGCATGTTTTCGCAGATTCCTTTTACTTCTTTAAAAGAGTCGTTTGCTAATCGTCGTTTTATTTGGGCTTTATTAACGGTTAACTATATTGCAGTTCCTATTGTGGTGTGGCTTCTATCAAAGTTATTACCCGAATATCCACCGTTATTACTAGGGGTTTATTTAGTTTTACTTACACCTTGTATTGATTATGTGATTGTTTTTACAGCTCTAGGGCGTGGTAATGAAAAGCTTATTCTTATTTCTACGCCTATTCTCTTCATAACTCAAATGCTACTACTACCTTTGTATTTACTATTGTTTATTGGAGATGATGCAGCAGAAATAGTAAACCCAGGTCCATTCCTTGAATCATTTTTTGGTCTTATCGTTATCCCTTTAGGACTTGCTATTGTCCTACAGATATATGCAAAAAAATCACTTGTTGGAAATAAAATAATAGATAAATCAGCATGGCTTCCCGTTCCATTCATGGCTCTTACTCTTTTTGTTGTTGTATCGTCTCAAATAGGTAAATTATCAACATATATTGACCTAATTATTAGTGTAATTCCTATATATATTGCTTTTATGATTATTATGCCTATCATTTCTAGGATTATCGCAAAGTGGTTCAAGCTTGATATTGGTTCAGGGCGTGCACTCATTTTTAGTGGAACAACACGTAATTCACTTGTAGTTCTTCCTCTTGCTTTAGCCTTACCAGATAATTTAAGCACATTAGTAGCAGCAATAATTGTGACTCAAACAATTGTTGAACTTGCAGGTGAACTAATTTATATTCGTTTAGTACCAAATATACTTTTACGTAAAGGATCACCTTAA
- a CDS encoding Cof-type HAD-IIB family hydrolase, with product MSTSEAYKIVFFDVDGTITNYENGNIPQSTIEAIKILLSKGFKVVAATGRPLSMCKELKSIGIETFITANGGYVKHGKEIIHKVPMEKNIIKELIDFAKEENSALSFYTEDFSMNGVEDKEILNALKETLSLNEYPQTNPFIFDQEVFLLCLFANDETVERYKIKFPDLIFKRWHPYVLNILKVDVSKSLAIMKTLQFFGIDRSEAIAFGDGENDIDMLELVGLGIAMGNGSEKLKNVADFVTKKSSQDGIYYALKRYGVI from the coding sequence ATGAGTACTTCTGAGGCTTACAAAATTGTTTTTTTCGATGTGGATGGGACTATTACAAACTATGAAAATGGAAATATTCCACAGTCCACAATTGAAGCTATAAAAATATTATTAAGCAAAGGATTCAAGGTAGTTGCTGCAACCGGTAGACCATTATCAATGTGTAAAGAATTAAAGTCCATTGGAATAGAGACATTCATAACCGCAAATGGTGGCTATGTTAAGCACGGGAAAGAAATTATCCATAAGGTTCCTATGGAAAAAAATATAATAAAGGAACTTATTGATTTTGCGAAAGAAGAAAATTCCGCCCTATCTTTTTATACTGAAGATTTCAGTATGAATGGAGTAGAGGATAAAGAAATCCTTAATGCGTTAAAAGAAACTTTGTCATTAAATGAATATCCACAAACCAATCCTTTTATTTTTGATCAAGAGGTATTTTTGCTTTGTCTGTTTGCAAATGATGAAACAGTAGAAAGGTATAAAATAAAGTTCCCTGATTTAATATTTAAAAGGTGGCATCCATACGTGTTAAATATTTTAAAGGTCGATGTATCAAAATCTCTAGCTATAATGAAGACTTTACAATTTTTCGGTATAGATAGATCGGAAGCTATCGCATTTGGGGATGGTGAAAATGATATTGACATGTTAGAGCTAGTGGGTCTTGGTATAGCAATGGGAAATGGCAGTGAAAAACTAAAAAATGTTGCTGATTTCGTTACTAAAAAATCTAGCCAAGACGGTATATATTATGCACTAAAAAGATATGGGGTTATTTAG
- a CDS encoding DUF6262 family protein — protein sequence MSNYDRKIHLKSIHASRKALTEKKVNDALKRLIKIKGNINFNNVANESGVSKATLYNHPEIRDRIETLRQQQANVPTPKQVKREMNESNKDAIIASLKRKNKKLEDENQQLKKQLKIAYSDVYKNL from the coding sequence ATGAGTAATTACGACCGGAAAATACATCTAAAATCTATCCATGCATCAAGAAAAGCACTTACTGAAAAGAAGGTTAATGATGCCTTAAAACGACTCATTAAGATTAAAGGGAATATTAATTTTAATAATGTTGCAAACGAATCAGGGGTTTCTAAAGCCACATTATATAATCACCCAGAGATTCGTGACAGAATTGAAACCTTAAGGCAGCAACAGGCTAATGTACCGACCCCAAAACAGGTGAAACGAGAAATGAATGAAAGCAACAAGGATGCAATTATTGCTTCTTTAAAGAGAAAGAATAAAAAGTTAGAAGATGAAAATCAACAACTCAAAAAGCAATTGAAAATAGCTTATTCAGACGTATATAAAAATTTATAA
- a CDS encoding NAD(P)-binding domain-containing protein, translated as MTKANNILISGNECCGTNVSLSTQSITLNNETSKLPVAVIGGGPVGLAAAAHLAKNRIPFILIEAGSQIGANILTWGHVRLFSPWQYNVDKVAKDLLNASGWIHPGLESLPTGQELVEQYLQPLAMVPEIKPFVHLNTKVLSIGRKDMDKMKTANRESVPFIIHTESNTEYKTFEAKAVIDATGTWGNPNPVVSSGVWLTEEKSLKEKIFYGIPDILGKEQQRYANKRIAVVGGGHSAINALLDLAKLKESYPETEIIWIMRRQRVEDAYGGEEKDALEARGLLGSRIHNLVDNQQVKVITPFRIQLVKKIEEGIELIGSQNGKQRSLEGIDEMIVNTGSRPDFLIINELRTSIDSATESVKALAPLIDPNIHSCGTVRPHGEKELRQPEKDFYIVGAKSYGRAPTFLMATGYEQVRSVVAYLSGDLAAAEKVELDLPETGVCSVNLNSKTSSCDEPASSCCN; from the coding sequence ATGACGAAGGCAAATAATATTCTAATCAGTGGAAACGAATGCTGCGGTACAAATGTTAGCTTATCAACTCAAAGTATTACGTTAAATAATGAAACAAGTAAACTACCTGTTGCGGTTATAGGAGGTGGGCCTGTAGGCTTGGCAGCTGCAGCCCATTTAGCAAAAAATAGGATTCCCTTTATCCTTATAGAAGCTGGTTCACAAATAGGTGCAAATATTTTAACTTGGGGCCATGTACGCTTATTCTCACCTTGGCAATACAATGTTGATAAAGTTGCTAAGGACTTATTGAATGCCAGTGGTTGGATTCATCCGGGATTAGAAAGTTTGCCGACTGGGCAGGAGCTGGTGGAACAGTATTTGCAGCCATTGGCTATGGTACCTGAAATTAAACCATTCGTTCATCTCAATACTAAAGTTTTATCGATTGGCAGAAAAGATATGGATAAAATGAAAACAGCAAATCGGGAAAGTGTCCCATTTATCATCCATACTGAAAGTAATACAGAGTACAAAACATTTGAAGCCAAGGCAGTGATAGATGCTACGGGGACATGGGGAAACCCCAACCCTGTCGTCTCAAGTGGTGTATGGCTCACTGAAGAAAAATCTCTCAAGGAAAAAATATTCTATGGAATACCAGATATTCTTGGGAAGGAACAGCAACGTTATGCAAATAAACGAATAGCTGTTGTTGGAGGTGGCCATTCAGCCATAAACGCTTTATTGGATTTAGCCAAATTGAAAGAATCCTATCCTGAAACGGAGATCATATGGATTATGAGAAGGCAGCGTGTTGAGGATGCCTATGGCGGTGAAGAGAAGGATGCTCTTGAAGCTCGCGGCCTTCTCGGAAGCAGGATTCACAATCTGGTAGATAATCAGCAAGTGAAGGTCATTACTCCATTCCGAATCCAATTGGTCAAAAAGATAGAAGAGGGAATCGAGTTAATAGGCAGCCAAAATGGCAAGCAGAGAAGCCTTGAGGGGATCGACGAAATGATTGTTAATACAGGAAGCCGTCCGGATTTTTTAATCATAAATGAACTGCGTACCTCCATCGATTCTGCAACTGAGAGTGTAAAAGCTTTAGCACCGTTAATCGATCCAAATATTCATAGCTGCGGAACTGTTCGTCCTCATGGAGAGAAGGAATTAAGACAGCCTGAGAAAGATTTTTATATTGTAGGTGCAAAAAGCTATGGGCGTGCTCCAACCTTCTTAATGGCAACAGGATATGAACAAGTTAGGTCAGTTGTGGCTTATTTAAGTGGTGACTTGGCAGCTGCTGAAAAAGTGGAGTTAGACTTACCAGAAACAGGTGTCTGCAGCGTCAATCTTAATAGTAAAACTTCCTCCTGTGACGAACCTGCGTCTTCTTGCTGCAATTAA
- a CDS encoding MerR family transcriptional regulator, translated as MIFRWVLFSIGELAKKANVSPSAIRFYESIGIMPIPTRVSGQRRYTIDVLHQLKFIKTAQLAGFSIQEITVLLEGFDSKDTPSERWEQMAFTKCVDLEKQKKHIEEMLEVLNNGLKCKCQTWSECFTKVNSNATCS; from the coding sequence GTGATATTTAGATGGGTTCTTTTTTCAATTGGAGAGTTAGCAAAAAAAGCTAATGTTAGTCCTTCTGCTATTCGTTTTTATGAATCAATAGGAATAATGCCAATACCTACAAGGGTAAGTGGACAGAGACGCTATACAATAGATGTTTTGCACCAACTAAAGTTTATAAAAACTGCTCAGTTAGCAGGTTTTAGTATTCAAGAAATAACCGTACTTTTGGAGGGATTCGATAGCAAGGATACTCCATCTGAAAGGTGGGAACAAATGGCGTTTACCAAGTGTGTTGATTTAGAAAAACAAAAGAAGCATATTGAAGAAATGTTAGAAGTTTTAAATAATGGTTTAAAGTGCAAATGTCAAACCTGGTCAGAATGTTTCACTAAGGTTAATTCAAACGCTACTTGTAGTTAA
- a CDS encoding arsinothricin resistance N-acetyltransferase ArsN1 family A, with protein MISEAVVRGARESDLKAILAIYNQGIEDRIATLETEIKDSSYMKEWFKHHKDRFSVVVAEEGRNIIGWASLNPYNNRSAYNGVADISVYISRESRGKGVGGKLLSTLEAKARENNFHKLVLFTFPFNGLGQGLYKKMGFREVGIFQNQGVLDGKFVDVMAMEKLL; from the coding sequence ATGATAAGTGAAGCAGTTGTTCGCGGAGCCAGGGAGTCAGATTTAAAAGCTATACTGGCTATATATAATCAAGGAATAGAAGATCGGATTGCAACGTTAGAAACAGAGATAAAAGATTCTTCATATATGAAAGAATGGTTCAAGCATCATAAAGATAGATTTAGTGTAGTGGTTGCAGAAGAGGGAAGAAACATAATTGGCTGGGCATCCTTAAATCCATATAACAATCGTAGTGCATATAATGGGGTTGCAGATATCTCAGTTTATATCTCCAGGGAATCCAGAGGCAAAGGCGTAGGAGGAAAACTTCTTTCCACTTTGGAAGCCAAAGCTAGAGAAAATAACTTTCACAAATTAGTTTTATTTACTTTCCCTTTTAACGGATTAGGGCAAGGGCTTTATAAAAAAATGGGTTTTCGAGAAGTGGGTATTTTTCAAAACCAAGGTGTTTTAGATGGAAAATTTGTTGATGTAATGGCAATGGAAAAACTTCTTTAA
- a CDS encoding helix-turn-helix domain-containing protein, which produces MIKDVVSSSGDTIKAFITGHLHQEFPEVEVKYSFNDNKIEEALEKDYILSSTNMDFHLMRDMVTKKNDFKEGEAGYLATEIIDNRGNVKGVAELRPHELQTELTIEQQVWLETLGETLNSLDDLTADLFDLISYLWLTQPKSSDGYIEFHSNDALRLRNIKKRSFAGKEFDYREEDRFNIMRRVAALSSIWVSLGDQTIKIVNTEGLQDSELYKFKDFQKMFEIGKIRIAYDKNTGEAKGIYAVQVRPTSILTPYLEGPKKTLGILDLKVFKYSHTSQRAHKRLTRYLNLQWRIRTVRNTLGQPFKVGTLLKEMDFSSRYTGVALRDKFENTLDDLQADGVIKKWMYLDELDEEMVGKRNWVKEYWSKLNVHILPADYIVKENRKILSSQPVTNKRLIETSIAQSAADIELVPSGHSMAIQSAKDSQEPITLTPEKMKEALEFLNISIRQASEEIGIAHTTLSRYIKRENKRQNKKNDEKMLNWLKQKLN; this is translated from the coding sequence ATGATCAAAGATGTTGTCTCCTCATCTGGTGACACGATAAAAGCATTTATAACAGGTCATCTGCACCAGGAGTTTCCTGAAGTCGAAGTGAAATATAGTTTTAACGACAATAAAATTGAAGAAGCGCTAGAGAAGGACTATATCCTTTCCAGCACGAATATGGATTTTCATCTAATGAGAGATATGGTTACGAAGAAGAATGATTTCAAAGAAGGCGAAGCAGGTTATCTAGCGACTGAAATTATAGACAATCGAGGTAACGTTAAAGGGGTTGCTGAGCTGCGGCCGCATGAATTACAAACTGAATTAACGATAGAGCAGCAAGTATGGCTAGAAACCTTGGGTGAAACGCTTAACTCGTTAGATGACTTGACCGCGGATTTATTTGATTTGATATCATATTTATGGCTTACACAGCCAAAGTCGAGTGATGGATACATAGAGTTTCATAGTAATGATGCTTTGCGACTAAGAAATATTAAAAAGAGAAGTTTTGCTGGTAAAGAATTTGATTACCGGGAAGAAGACCGTTTTAACATTATGAGAAGAGTAGCGGCACTCTCAAGTATTTGGGTATCCTTAGGTGATCAGACTATTAAGATTGTAAATACGGAAGGCCTTCAAGATAGCGAGCTGTATAAATTTAAGGATTTCCAGAAGATGTTTGAAATAGGAAAAATACGTATAGCCTATGATAAGAACACAGGAGAAGCTAAAGGAATATATGCTGTCCAGGTGCGCCCTACTTCTATTCTAACTCCTTATCTGGAAGGTCCTAAAAAGACACTTGGTATATTAGATTTAAAGGTCTTTAAATACAGCCATACCAGCCAAAGAGCTCATAAACGGCTGACAAGGTATTTAAACCTCCAATGGAGGATCAGAACGGTTAGGAACACGCTTGGGCAGCCATTTAAGGTAGGAACTCTTTTAAAAGAAATGGACTTCTCCTCCCGTTATACTGGAGTTGCACTGAGGGATAAATTTGAAAACACTTTGGATGATCTCCAGGCTGATGGTGTTATAAAAAAATGGATGTATTTAGATGAATTAGACGAAGAAATGGTAGGAAAACGAAACTGGGTTAAAGAATACTGGAGTAAGTTAAATGTACATATTTTGCCGGCTGATTATATTGTAAAGGAAAACAGAAAGATTCTTTCATCGCAACCAGTGACAAACAAAAGATTAATCGAAACATCTATAGCGCAAAGTGCAGCAGATATTGAATTAGTACCAAGCGGACATTCTATGGCTATACAAAGCGCAAAAGATTCACAAGAGCCGATTACTTTAACTCCTGAAAAAATGAAGGAAGCTTTGGAGTTTTTAAATATTAGCATCCGGCAAGCATCTGAGGAAATAGGCATTGCTCACACTACCCTATCGCGCTATATAAAAAGGGAAAATAAAAGACAGAATAAGAAAAACGATGAGAAAATGTTGAATTGGCTGAAGCAAAAGCTTAATTAA
- a CDS encoding MFS transporter: MVTIKDKMSSNPIIIVALVTALSLLGDSMLYIALPIYWETAGIESIWQVGVLLSINRFIRLPFNPLVGWMYKRISLKTGLIIAVLLGGFTTIGYGVFEGFIAWVILRAVWGIAWSFFRIGGLSVVALYSDNNKRGSSMGLYNGLYRTGSLVGMLIGGLLVPIIGLSTVSVGFGILTLLGLPLILKSNFTQDNETSEEKGDINKSKPFIGKTGYKVSIIVSGFLIAMLYQGILTSTLSPMIEHFYGEHISILSVVISVTLLSGIIQAVRWAWEPFLGRTVGQWSDGSRGRLPIFIVSLIFAGVVFGMISIRLPLGIWIVITLLVMAGATILTTLLDTIALDTAKTANVVSFLTIYSISQDVGAALGPALSFILIQLEAGFNFIYWGGAVTLLILAIIWSVLAKRLNTLINSHNKGFNKAY; this comes from the coding sequence ATGGTGACTATTAAAGATAAAATGTCTTCAAATCCTATTATAATAGTCGCCTTAGTCACAGCTTTAAGTCTCTTAGGAGATTCCATGCTGTACATTGCCTTGCCTATCTATTGGGAAACTGCAGGCATTGAATCAATTTGGCAAGTTGGTGTGCTACTTTCTATAAATCGCTTCATAAGATTGCCTTTTAATCCTTTGGTTGGTTGGATGTATAAACGTATTTCATTGAAGACTGGACTGATAATAGCTGTTCTATTAGGCGGATTTACTACGATAGGTTATGGTGTTTTTGAAGGTTTTATCGCCTGGGTAATCCTGCGTGCAGTATGGGGGATTGCTTGGTCATTTTTTCGAATCGGCGGATTATCGGTTGTTGCCCTATATTCTGATAACAATAAGCGGGGAAGTTCCATGGGGCTATATAATGGACTCTACCGAACAGGAAGTCTAGTGGGTATGCTGATTGGCGGTTTGTTAGTTCCGATCATTGGCTTAAGCACGGTTTCAGTTGGGTTTGGTATTTTGACCCTATTGGGCCTCCCTTTAATTTTGAAATCTAATTTTACTCAGGATAATGAGACTTCTGAAGAGAAAGGTGACATCAATAAAAGTAAGCCTTTCATTGGCAAGACAGGGTATAAAGTATCCATCATCGTTTCAGGTTTTCTCATTGCTATGTTATATCAAGGAATACTAACATCCACTCTGAGTCCCATGATTGAACATTTTTACGGAGAGCATATTTCAATATTGAGTGTGGTTATTAGTGTAACGTTATTATCAGGCATAATCCAAGCAGTTAGATGGGCTTGGGAGCCTTTCCTGGGAAGGACTGTTGGGCAATGGTCTGATGGCTCTCGAGGAAGGTTGCCAATTTTTATTGTTTCCTTAATTTTTGCAGGGGTTGTCTTTGGAATGATATCTATTAGACTTCCGTTAGGAATATGGATAGTCATTACTCTTTTAGTGATGGCTGGAGCTACAATTTTAACTACCCTACTGGACACGATTGCACTGGACACAGCAAAGACTGCAAACGTGGTTTCTTTCCTTACCATATACTCCATCTCTCAAGATGTAGGGGCTGCTTTAGGACCAGCACTTAGTTTCATTTTAATACAGTTAGAGGCTGGTTTTAACTTTATATATTGGGGTGGTGCAGTAACACTCCTTATTTTGGCTATTATATGGTCAGTTTTAGCAAAAAGGTTAAATACATTAATCAATAGCCATAATAAAGGGTTTAACAAAGCTTATTAA
- a CDS encoding tyrosine-type recombinase/integrase, with amino-acid sequence MSRKNVDSYFQHSFSLHDQIRKELSTYREKTVEIDGSVTYKVVNDPYFLVNDHWDIRYIGNINNFKDQLERYYYRKNIIRFEIDNPQVNIELKYLWYKRLFKDEWSLSTIYGVGATKLYKLTSFLNEKFPNIDSILDIDFNKANLMWLSWLNDNGSVLTRQGSNKNGGYTNQTPIAGFFGLIYKNLCKYSDLRAEWEKDRWDIRKLNELYGINYVKSTSAHYINFSKIMSNQLKNIVKQNTKRRLLDNYAWTSAIGYVRQVTRFINYILAAEPSWTSFKYLERKHIEKYLDWLKNETRKDKKITHFEHHINTNLHYITQFLEDISTYNQADCPLKPVSLLVFQEDRPTLKKKPIDQVDYIPDYVLEQLFRHINSLNKDAQPVVWVAFKTGLRISDVLGLTQDCLIKLNGKYYIETDIEKTNVVGHRIPIDDELADILAAIINNSILHSNQDNNPEKLIFVRYRGTRKGRPYEQQWIGVKINELAKLKNITDENGDLFRFKTHQFRHTYAVKMINNGVDIITLQDLLAHASPEMTMRYAKLLDNTKRKVFEEALRQGVFSFDLNGEVQEIKSNEDIPTNIFETLWRDHKLNAIDNPYGTCHARINGNCPYAEEPPCLTCNSGSPCKDLAIGFSDLDTQKYELLIKTTVKTIDVLEHRGRNDIVEKNRKNLERYRGILETIKAGNIIFGRVDRIKRKQGESNE; translated from the coding sequence TTGAGCAGAAAAAATGTAGATAGTTATTTTCAGCATTCCTTTAGTTTACATGACCAAATTAGAAAGGAATTATCAACTTATAGGGAAAAAACGGTAGAAATAGATGGGTCAGTAACTTATAAGGTCGTAAATGATCCATATTTTTTAGTTAATGACCATTGGGATATAAGGTATATTGGAAATATCAATAACTTTAAGGATCAATTAGAGAGGTACTACTATCGGAAAAATATTATAAGGTTTGAAATTGACAATCCACAAGTTAATATAGAGCTTAAATATCTCTGGTATAAAAGGTTGTTTAAAGATGAATGGTCTCTATCTACAATATATGGAGTTGGTGCGACAAAGTTATACAAACTTACTTCATTCTTAAATGAAAAATTCCCTAATATTGATTCGATCTTGGATATTGACTTTAATAAAGCTAATTTGATGTGGCTAAGTTGGTTAAATGACAATGGCTCCGTATTAACTAGGCAAGGCTCAAATAAGAATGGTGGATATACTAATCAAACTCCTATAGCTGGTTTTTTTGGACTAATTTATAAGAATCTTTGTAAGTATTCAGATTTAAGAGCTGAATGGGAAAAAGACAGGTGGGACATAAGAAAATTAAATGAACTTTATGGTATTAATTATGTTAAAAGTACATCAGCCCACTATATAAATTTTTCTAAGATTATGTCAAACCAGCTTAAAAATATTGTAAAACAGAATACAAAAAGAAGATTGCTTGATAATTATGCTTGGACTAGTGCAATAGGCTATGTAAGACAAGTAACGAGGTTTATCAATTATATACTAGCTGCAGAACCTTCCTGGACAAGTTTTAAATATCTAGAAAGAAAGCATATTGAGAAATATTTGGATTGGTTAAAAAACGAGACCAGAAAAGATAAGAAAATTACTCACTTTGAACATCATATAAATACTAATTTGCATTATATTACTCAATTTCTTGAGGATATTTCTACTTATAATCAAGCAGATTGTCCATTAAAACCAGTTAGTCTTCTTGTTTTTCAGGAGGATAGACCCACACTAAAAAAGAAGCCCATTGATCAAGTAGACTACATTCCTGACTACGTTTTAGAACAGTTATTCAGACACATTAATTCACTTAACAAAGATGCACAGCCTGTAGTATGGGTTGCTTTTAAAACAGGTCTTAGAATCTCAGATGTCTTAGGTTTAACACAAGACTGTTTAATAAAGCTAAACGGAAAATATTATATCGAGACTGATATTGAGAAAACTAATGTAGTAGGTCATCGTATTCCAATAGATGACGAACTGGCTGACATACTTGCAGCTATAATAAATAACTCCATTTTACATAGTAATCAAGATAACAACCCCGAAAAATTAATATTTGTTCGCTATCGAGGTACTAGAAAGGGACGCCCGTATGAACAACAATGGATTGGTGTTAAAATAAATGAGTTGGCTAAATTAAAAAATATTACCGATGAAAATGGGGATTTGTTCCGCTTTAAAACACATCAATTCCGACATACATACGCAGTTAAGATGATAAATAATGGTGTAGATATTATTACTTTACAGGATTTATTAGCTCATGCTTCGCCTGAAATGACGATGCGTTATGCGAAGTTGTTAGATAATACTAAGAGAAAAGTTTTTGAGGAAGCATTGAGACAAGGTGTATTTAGTTTTGACCTAAATGGTGAGGTTCAAGAAATAAAGTCTAACGAAGATATCCCAACTAATATTTTTGAAACATTGTGGCGCGATCATAAGCTGAATGCAATTGATAATCCATATGGTACATGTCATGCACGAATAAATGGAAATTGTCCTTATGCTGAAGAGCCACCATGTCTAACTTGTAACTCAGGAAGTCCATGTAAAGACTTGGCCATCGGCTTTTCGGACTTAGATACTCAAAAATATGAGTTATTAATAAAAACTACAGTAAAAACAATAGATGTATTAGAACACCGTGGAAGGAATGATATCGTTGAAAAAAACAGAAAGAATTTAGAACGTTACCGAGGTATATTAGAAACTATTAAAGCCGGTAACATAATCTTTGGTCGAGTGGATAGAATTAAACGAAAGCAAGGTGAGAGTAATGAGTAA
- a CDS encoding MarR family winged helix-turn-helix transcriptional regulator translates to MENLRGMFQVMTRRFGLLNKNCCSVGGCDISLIQSHILYEIDNQHKPSMQQIAETLGTDITTFSRQVQSLVKMNLVKKTPDPDDKRISILSLTTEGKYIATTIEQQMNSFLNEVFSQMNEFERETVIRSIHLLNNAMAKSSVCCKPIQG, encoded by the coding sequence TTGGAAAATCTTCGTGGGATGTTTCAAGTAATGACACGCCGATTTGGTTTGCTTAATAAAAATTGCTGCAGTGTTGGTGGATGCGATATTTCCCTCATTCAAAGTCACATTCTATATGAGATAGATAATCAACATAAGCCATCTATGCAGCAAATTGCGGAAACCTTGGGGACTGATATTACTACTTTTAGTCGGCAGGTACAATCATTAGTAAAAATGAACTTAGTAAAGAAAACACCAGACCCAGATGATAAACGGATTAGTATTCTTTCTCTGACTACAGAGGGAAAATATATCGCAACGACAATTGAACAACAAATGAATTCATTTTTAAATGAAGTTTTTTCCCAGATGAATGAGTTTGAAAGAGAGACGGTCATTCGTTCAATTCATTTATTAAATAACGCAATGGCAAAGTCCAGTGTATGTTGCAAACCAATACAGGGGTAA